A part of Natronorubrum sediminis genomic DNA contains:
- a CDS encoding multicopper oxidase domain-containing protein, with amino-acid sequence MTPTTPHRIRRRTVLSIAATGTLGGLAGCASLLESDDDTGDTDDENDDDDPLTDYEYTEPPQIVEIADQGYESTLRTVPARYELVSADSPDGPVELPEVWAWQADDLGPSVPGPIYRLSEGDTFELTYDNSDHNRSHTVHVHAVGKSWEDDGAPVSTREHVNAGESHTYTLEGDVPGTHVYHCHYQTHNHLDMGMYGIPRVDPEGYEPPDQEYFFTLRDWDTDLHEWEAGGDAEYDPVERSSDAYTLNGRSAPTTFHPELGTPLIVSEGDTVHLHIANNGYESHPFHTHGHRFTVIEKDGAPIPEAAQHEEDVITIGPAERYTLEFEADADPGIYPAHCHKVHHVTTEGSYPGGMATAIVYEDATETDEFAEIMEEAGYDG; translated from the coding sequence ATGACGCCCACCACTCCCCACCGAATCCGTCGGCGTACCGTCCTGTCGATCGCAGCCACGGGCACACTCGGTGGACTCGCCGGCTGTGCGTCGTTGCTCGAGAGCGACGACGATACCGGCGACACGGACGACGAAAACGACGACGACGACCCACTCACCGACTACGAGTACACCGAACCGCCACAGATCGTCGAGATCGCTGATCAGGGGTACGAATCGACCCTCCGGACGGTCCCGGCCCGATACGAACTCGTCAGTGCCGATTCGCCGGACGGTCCAGTCGAACTCCCCGAAGTCTGGGCCTGGCAGGCGGACGACCTCGGCCCGTCCGTTCCCGGACCCATCTACCGACTGTCCGAAGGCGACACGTTCGAACTCACCTACGACAACAGCGATCACAATCGTTCACACACCGTCCACGTCCACGCCGTCGGAAAATCATGGGAGGACGACGGCGCACCAGTCAGCACCCGCGAACACGTCAATGCTGGCGAGAGCCACACCTACACGCTCGAGGGCGACGTCCCCGGCACGCACGTCTACCACTGCCACTACCAAACGCACAATCACCTTGACATGGGAATGTACGGCATCCCCCGCGTCGATCCCGAGGGGTACGAGCCACCGGACCAGGAGTACTTCTTCACGCTGCGAGATTGGGATACCGACCTCCACGAGTGGGAAGCAGGCGGCGACGCCGAGTACGACCCGGTCGAACGATCCTCCGACGCGTACACGCTCAACGGCCGTAGCGCGCCGACGACGTTCCACCCCGAACTCGGAACGCCGCTGATCGTCTCGGAAGGTGACACCGTTCACCTCCACATCGCGAACAACGGCTACGAATCACACCCATTCCACACGCACGGTCACCGATTCACCGTTATCGAGAAAGACGGCGCACCAATTCCAGAAGCGGCCCAGCACGAAGAGGACGTCATCACCATCGGCCCCGCCGAACGCTACACCCTCGAGTTCGAAGCCGACGCCGACCCGGGAATATACCCGGCTCACTGTCACAAGGTCCACCACGTCACCACCGAGGGAAGTTATCCCGGTGGAATGGCGACCGCGATCGTCTACGAGGACGCCACAGAAACCGACGAATTCGCAGAAATCATGGAGGAAGCCGGCTACGACGGCTGA
- the lpdA gene encoding dihydrolipoyl dehydrogenase gives MVVGDVTTATDVLVIGAGPAGYVAAIRAGQLDLDVTLVEKEAYGGTCLNHGCIPSKALITATDVAHGAATAEEMGIHADPAIDLSGMVSWKDDVVDQLTSGVEKLCKANQVSLLEGTATFVDEHTARISHSGEGQGSESLEFEHAIVATGSRPIAIPDFSFDADPVIDSRQALALDSVPDSLVVVGAGYIGMELASVYAKLGTDVTVVEMLDSILPGYDDDLKRPVKQRANDLGIEFVFEHTASEWYEPDEHVRVVAEPVDGAAANGGSAEAIEEERLELDVEKVLVAVGREPVSDTLDLEAAGVETDDRGIIQTDTRARTNVDHIFAVGDVAGEPMLAHKGSMEGQTAAEVIAGEPAAIDHQAMPAVVFTDPEIATVGLTESDAEEAGYDPVVGQFPFRASGRALTTGDADGFVKIVAEESDGYVLGASIVGPEASELIAELCLAIELGATLEDVASTVHAHPTLSESVMEAAENALGHAIHTLNR, from the coding sequence ATGGTCGTCGGAGACGTCACGACCGCGACGGACGTTCTGGTGATCGGAGCCGGCCCCGCGGGCTACGTCGCTGCGATCCGCGCCGGACAACTCGACCTGGACGTCACGCTCGTCGAGAAGGAAGCCTACGGAGGGACCTGTCTGAACCACGGCTGCATCCCCTCGAAGGCGCTGATCACGGCGACCGACGTCGCACACGGGGCCGCCACAGCCGAGGAGATGGGTATTCACGCCGATCCCGCGATCGACCTCTCGGGGATGGTCTCGTGGAAAGACGACGTCGTCGACCAACTCACGAGCGGCGTCGAGAAGCTCTGCAAGGCGAATCAGGTCTCCCTGCTCGAGGGAACCGCCACGTTCGTCGACGAGCACACCGCCCGAATCTCTCACAGCGGCGAGGGACAGGGCTCCGAGAGCCTCGAGTTCGAACACGCGATCGTCGCCACCGGTTCGCGCCCGATCGCCATTCCTGACTTCTCGTTCGACGCCGATCCCGTGATCGACTCGCGACAGGCGCTCGCACTCGATTCCGTCCCCGACTCGCTGGTCGTGGTCGGTGCAGGCTACATCGGCATGGAACTGGCGAGCGTCTACGCCAAACTCGGGACGGACGTCACCGTCGTCGAAATGCTGGATTCGATCCTGCCGGGATACGATGACGACCTCAAACGGCCGGTCAAACAGCGAGCGAACGATCTGGGAATCGAGTTCGTCTTCGAGCACACCGCCTCCGAGTGGTACGAACCGGACGAACACGTTCGCGTCGTCGCCGAACCCGTCGACGGTGCGGCAGCCAACGGCGGCAGCGCCGAAGCGATCGAGGAAGAACGCCTCGAACTCGACGTCGAGAAGGTCCTCGTCGCCGTGGGCCGCGAACCGGTCTCGGACACGCTCGACCTCGAGGCCGCCGGCGTCGAAACGGACGACCGTGGAATTATCCAAACCGATACGCGCGCGCGTACGAACGTCGACCACATCTTCGCCGTCGGTGACGTCGCCGGCGAGCCGATGCTCGCCCACAAGGGTAGCATGGAAGGACAGACCGCTGCGGAGGTTATCGCCGGCGAACCGGCCGCGATCGACCACCAAGCGATGCCCGCCGTCGTCTTCACCGATCCCGAGATCGCGACCGTCGGACTGACCGAATCCGACGCCGAAGAAGCGGGTTACGACCCCGTCGTCGGGCAGTTCCCCTTCCGGGCCAGCGGTCGCGCACTGACGACCGGCGACGCCGACGGCTTCGTCAAAATCGTCGCCGAGGAATCCGATGGATACGTCCTCGGAGCCAGCATCGTCGGCCCCGAAGCCTCCGAACTGATCGCCGAACTCTGTCTCGCGATCGAGTTGGGCGCCACGCTCGAGGACGTCGCGTCGACGGTCCACGCCCACCCAACGCTCTCCGAGTCGGTGATGGAAGCCGCAGAGAACGCGCTCGGTCACGCGATCCACACGCTGAACCGGTAG
- a CDS encoding DUF7521 family protein: MSPIDVGGTEIALALAVVKTLVLVVGSAITYIAFKAYRRTRQRALGMLALGFGLVTLGLVLAGLLYELLSVQLATGILLESLLVLAGFVVIAYSLYVQ, from the coding sequence ATGAGTCCGATCGATGTCGGTGGAACCGAAATTGCGCTCGCGCTCGCGGTCGTCAAGACGCTCGTCCTCGTCGTCGGGAGCGCGATCACCTACATCGCGTTCAAGGCGTACAGGCGAACGCGCCAGCGCGCGCTCGGAATGCTCGCGCTCGGGTTCGGCCTCGTGACGCTCGGACTCGTGCTGGCGGGATTGCTCTATGAGTTACTCAGCGTGCAACTCGCGACGGGAATCTTACTCGAGAGCCTGCTCGTTCTGGCCGGGTTCGTCGTCATCGCGTACTCGCTGTACGTGCAGTAA
- a CDS encoding dihydrolipoamide acetyltransferase family protein, translated as MVREFKLPDVGEGVAEGELVSWLVDEGDEVTEDQPVAEVETDKALVEVPSPVDGTVSELHYAEGDVIPVGNVFVTFALEGEDDAETAAEDEAGESAATAGDEETEPATDAESATTDEEGEAGSSGAIGAETEETGTPQDRVFVPPRLRRKARKEGLDLSSVQGSGPGGRITAADIRAASAADDGGQATPDSGSSDTETADDSSDTGDDRAGMEATPTTSPASGGSSAPSAGLEDADREQTLAAPATRRIAEEEGVNIDAVPAVEERDGQPFVTPDAVREYAEAKRQGAETEGLEAGAAADATGVDFSAGERERREPFAGVRKRTADAMVESKFTAPHVTHHDEVDVTALVEAREDLKPRAADRGIQLTYMPFIVKAVVAALKEYPEMNAVIDDDAEEIVYRDYYNIGIATATDAGLLVPVVENADRQGLLALASSMNELVQKARERTVSPTELQGSTFTVTNVGGIGGEYATPILNYPEAGILAVGEIKRKPRVVTDEEGTETIEPRSVLTLSLSFDHRLIDGAIGAQFMNTVMESLENPHLLLLE; from the coding sequence ATGGTCCGCGAGTTCAAGCTACCGGACGTCGGTGAGGGCGTCGCGGAGGGCGAATTGGTCTCGTGGCTGGTCGACGAAGGTGACGAGGTCACGGAGGATCAACCGGTCGCGGAGGTCGAAACCGACAAGGCGCTCGTCGAAGTCCCCTCGCCGGTCGACGGCACGGTCAGCGAGTTACACTACGCGGAAGGCGACGTGATCCCCGTCGGCAACGTCTTTGTGACGTTCGCGCTCGAGGGCGAGGACGACGCGGAGACGGCCGCCGAGGACGAAGCCGGCGAATCCGCAGCGACGGCCGGAGACGAAGAGACGGAACCAGCAACGGACGCCGAATCAGCGACGACGGACGAGGAGGGCGAGGCCGGCAGTTCTGGCGCGATCGGTGCCGAGACCGAGGAGACTGGGACGCCCCAGGATCGCGTCTTCGTCCCCCCCAGACTCCGTCGCAAAGCCCGCAAGGAGGGACTCGACCTCTCGAGCGTGCAGGGCAGCGGCCCTGGCGGTCGGATCACCGCGGCCGACATTCGAGCGGCGAGCGCAGCCGACGATGGCGGGCAGGCAACCCCTGATTCTGGGTCGAGTGACACGGAGACGGCTGACGACTCGAGTGACACCGGCGACGACCGAGCAGGGATGGAGGCGACACCGACGACTTCCCCCGCTTCCGGGGGTTCGTCCGCTCCATCGGCCGGCCTCGAGGACGCAGACCGTGAACAGACGCTGGCTGCGCCCGCAACTCGTCGGATCGCCGAGGAGGAAGGAGTCAATATCGACGCCGTCCCCGCTGTCGAAGAACGTGACGGCCAACCGTTCGTGACTCCCGACGCGGTTCGCGAGTACGCCGAGGCCAAGCGACAGGGGGCTGAGACCGAGGGACTCGAGGCCGGTGCAGCGGCTGATGCGACCGGCGTCGACTTCTCGGCTGGCGAGCGCGAACGCCGCGAACCCTTCGCCGGCGTCCGCAAACGGACCGCCGACGCGATGGTCGAGTCGAAGTTTACCGCTCCCCACGTGACCCACCACGACGAGGTCGACGTCACCGCTCTCGTCGAGGCTCGCGAGGACCTGAAGCCTCGCGCTGCTGATCGCGGGATTCAGCTGACCTACATGCCCTTCATCGTCAAGGCCGTCGTGGCAGCGTTGAAGGAGTACCCGGAGATGAACGCGGTCATCGACGACGACGCCGAGGAGATCGTCTACCGTGATTACTACAATATCGGCATCGCGACCGCAACCGACGCCGGACTGTTAGTGCCGGTCGTCGAGAACGCCGACCGGCAGGGGCTCTTAGCGCTCGCGTCCTCGATGAACGAACTGGTTCAGAAGGCTCGCGAACGTACGGTTAGCCCCACCGAACTGCAGGGATCGACGTTCACCGTCACCAACGTCGGTGGCATCGGCGGCGAGTACGCGACGCCGATCCTCAACTACCCCGAAGCGGGCATTCTCGCGGTCGGCGAAATCAAACGCAAGCCACGCGTCGTGACCGACGAGGAGGGCACCGAGACGATCGAACCGCGATCCGTCCTGACGCTCTCGCTGTCGTTCGATCACCGACTCATCGACGGTGCAATCGGCGCACAGTTTATGAACACCGTGATGGAGTCTCTCGAAAACCCACACTTACTACTGCTCGAGTGA
- a CDS encoding winged helix-turn-helix domain-containing protein, with translation MVRDPIASESTPPAEEICAALDDPDCREIIRSLEEPMTASELTSACEIPQSTLYRKLEVLTDATLLEESTEIRQDGHHASKYAVAFNEITIVLDDDRSLAVQIERPARTADERLAELWSEVRKET, from the coding sequence CCAGCAGAGGAGATCTGCGCTGCGCTCGACGACCCCGATTGTCGTGAAATTATCCGGAGCCTCGAGGAGCCGATGACGGCGTCGGAGCTCACGTCCGCGTGTGAGATCCCACAGTCGACGCTGTATCGCAAACTCGAGGTGCTAACCGACGCGACGTTACTCGAGGAGTCGACCGAAATTCGACAGGATGGACATCACGCAAGCAAATACGCGGTTGCGTTCAACGAGATTACGATCGTGTTAGACGACGACCGCTCGCTCGCAGTTCAGATCGAGCGACCGGCCCGGACGGCGGACGAACGATTGGCCGAGTTGTGGTCGGAGGTGCGAAAGGAAACATGA